CCCGCCGATTTCGAAATCGACATCCAATACGACGGAGTCGTAGCCCACCATCATCGGATACAAAAACTCATGGATGCCGAGCGGATTGCCTTTTTTTATTCTACACTCGAATGCGTCCCGTTGTTCCATCTGCTGCACGGTGAAGAGGCTCGCATGTTTCATGATGTCTTCGTACGTGAGCTTCTCCAGCCATTCATGATTATAGCGCACGTCGATTTTTGAAAAATCGAGAACTTTCGCCGCTTGCTTCTTGTATGTCTCAAAGTTCGATTGCACTTGCTCTCTGGTGAGTGGTTTGCGCATGGCGTCTTTGTCCGACGGGTCCCCGAGCATGGCTGTGAAGCTTCCGATGATCAGAATGGCTTCGTGGCCCGCGTCCGCAAACTGCATCAATTTCCGCATTGGAATCGTATGGCCGAGGTGCATGCGCGTTCCCGTGGGATCGATACCCCAATACACGCGAAGCTTCCTGCCGGATGCGAGCTTTTCCTCGGCAAGATTCTGCGGGATCGCTTTCGCGACGCCTCGGGTGAGGAGTTCGTAAGTTTTTGCTTGCTTTTTTGCCATAAAATAAGTATGGTATAGGTACCACTGATGGATTCATTTTAGCAAAATAATTGGAATAACACTATGGTCAGAGAGTCAATGCCGCACCATAATCCAGAGACAGAACCAGAGAGCGCTGTGCGGTCTGAAGTGCTGGAGAGCGTCAAACAAACCCTGCTCAAACAGCTTCCATCCGAACTTCAAGAACACTGGAAAGATGCATCTATCAAACAAATCAGTGAAGTGCTTGATGCGCGGAAAGAAGAAGGCTACGAGGCATTTCGCGGCTACCATACTTCGGATATTGACCTGAATGTGGGCGACTTTTTACGGCCCGGAAGCGACGGCACAATCCACTATACCGCCTCGCCGGATACATTATACGGAAAAAAAGCAAAGTACCTATACACCGTTGAAGGGTCAAACACCGACCAAGTCAACGACGAAGCGCTTGGATGGCATCAATCACACGCCCCTCTCAAAATTATTGCTAAAATAGATTTAACACAGGACACTCCCGAGACAATAGGAGCGTCTTTCGCAGACGTTGAGTACTCCGGATAAACCTCATGCCCATTCCGCATTTCAAACACAGCCGCTCCTGGGGCGACCAGAACAGCCGCCCCCGGTATTCCCAGCGACGCATCCAACAGAACAAGCTCGGAGGTACACCGGCTAGAAGAATGCCCAGCTTTAAGCGCGGCAACGTAAAAGCAATCATCGCATTCCTCATCCCCTATGCCCTCATTGCCGCGGCCCTGGGCATCCTTTTTGTGCTGGCACTGTTTGCGTGGTACTCGCGAAACCTGCCCACCCCGGACAAAATTATTGACAGATCAGTCGCCCAAAGTACTAAAATTTACGATTCTACAGGGGAGCACGTCCTGTTTGAAGCGTTTGACACCCAGCGCCGCACCATCATCCCCCTTGAGCAGATCCCGGAGCACGTACGGAAAGGGACTATCCTGATTGAAGACAAAAACTTCTACCTCCACAAAGGGTTTGACACCAAGGGCATCCTGCGCGCGGTCGTTAAAAACCTCGCATGCTTGTGCAAGGCAGAGGGCGGCTCAACGCTCACCCAGCAACTCATCAAGAACGCCATCCTGACGAACGAAAAAGCGTTCTCCCGCAAGATCAAGGAGTTCGTGCTCGCGTACCAGATTGAGCGCAAGTTTGACAAAGACCAGATCCTCCAGCTCTACTTCAACGAAATCCCCTACGGCTCAAGCGCGTACGGCATTGAGTCCGCGAGCCAGTTCTACCTGGGCAAGAGCGCCAAAGATCTCACAGTCGCGGAAGGCGCGTACCTGGCGGCGCTGCCGCGGGCGCCCACGTACTACTCCCCGTACGGCTCGCATTTGGAGGATTTGAAAAACCGGAAAAACCACATCATCAGCCTGCTCTTGGATGCCGGGGACCTCGCCGAGGAAGAGGCCCAGGCCGCGCAAAATGAGGAGGTCGTGTTCGCCGAAAAATCAAACCTCTTAAACCGCGCCCCGCACTTCGTGATCGGGGTGCGCGAAGAGTTGGCCTCCAAGTACGGGGAGCGGGAGGTTGAGCAGGGAGGCCTCAAGGTGACTACTACCCTTGATTGGGACATGCAGCAGCAAGCCGAAGCCGCGGTCGCGGAATTTGCCGAACGGAACGCGGAACAATACAACGCCACGAACGCGTCCCTGGTTGCGCTTGACCCAAAAACCGGGCACATCCTTGCCATGGTCGGCTCCCGCGACTACTTTAACGAAGAGATTGACGGCAACTTCAACGTGGCAACCCAGGGGGCGCGCCAGCCCGGCTCCTCCTTTAAGCCGTTCGTGTATGCGGCTGGGTTTGAGAAAGGCTACACCGATAAAACCACGCTCTGGGACGTGGTGACCGAATTCGGCAGAGGCGCGGACGGGAGGGAATACGTGCCCCACAACTATGACCTCAAAGAGCACGGCCCGCTATCCGTAAGAGCCGCGCTCCAGGGCTCCATCAACATTCCGGCAGTCAAAATGCTCTATTTGGTCGGGCCCGGAAACGTGATTAAAAAAGCCGAAGAAATCGGGTACACCACGTTTGAAGACCCGGATCGCTATGGGCTCTCGTTGGTCTTGGGAGGCGCCGAGGTAAGGCTCATTGAGCACACGCAGGCGTATGCCATGCTCGCGAACGGCGGGATCGCAAAACCCGCGGTCTCCATACTCAAAGTGGAAGACGCACGCGGCAAAGTGCTCCAGGAGCACGAGGAAGAAGAGGGAACGCGCGTTATGGGCGAACAGGTGGTGCGGCTCTTATCTGACGTGCTCTCGGACAATGATGCGCGCGCGTACGTGTTCGGCGCGAGCAACTACCTCACCCTCGGAGGGCGCCCGGTTGCCGCAAAAACCGGGACCACCAATGACTACCGGGACGCGTGGACCTTGGGCTACACGCCGAGCCTTGCGGCAGGGGTCTGGGTCGGCAACAGCGACTTCTCCGAAATGAAGCGCGGGGCGGACGGGTCCGTGGTTGCGGCCCCCATCTGGAACCGGTTCATGCGCGCAGCGCTTGAGGGCAGGCCCATTGAATACTTCCCCAAGCCGGAGATTGAGTACCCAAACAAGCCGGTGTTGCGTGGGGACCTTGAGGGCGGCACCCCGGTCCGCATTGACCGCGCAAGCGGCTTGCTCGCAACCGAGATGACTCCTGAATCCTTTATTGAAGAAAAAATATTCCGCACCGGCCACTCCATCCTGTACTACGTTGACCCGGAGGACCCGCTTGGGCCAACTCCCTCCGAGGGCGACCGGGACCCTGCCTACCCCAAGTGGGAAGTCGCGGTGGAGCGCTGGATGGCGGAGAATGATTGGAAAGCTGATGAAGGTTCTATTCCGACCGAATATGACAACCTGCACGTGTTTGAAAATAAGCCCTCAATTTCAATTATTGAGCCAAGCGACGGCCAGACCGTAAGCGGGGACATCATCTTTTTCCGCGTTGAGGCTTCGGCTCCGCGCGGCATCTCGCGCGTGGAGTTCTATGTTGATAATGAGCTGGTTGCCGAAAGCCGGAGCGCGCCGTACACCGGGCGCTACATCCCGAACCCTTCAGTTGCGAACGGCTTCCACGCGTTGCGGGCCGTCGCGTATGATGACATTGACAACAGCGAAAGCGTGTCCGCAAACTTCAACCTGCTCCTGCAAAAGACTGCCTTGTCCGCGAGCTGGACCGCGCCAAAGAGCAATGCCGTATTCAGCGAGTTTGATTTCCCGGTTGCCATTGAGCTCACTCTTCCGGGCGCTGACATTGCCCAAGTGGAGCTCTTTGCCGCGCCCAAAGCAAAACCGAGCCAGTACGCGCTCATCAGCACACTCTCCCCGAACAGCACAACCGTTAAAACCACCTGGGACGCCATACCGCCGCTCGGCGGGGACTACGAAATCTATGCCGTGCTCTGGGACAGCCAAAACACCCCGCACCGCGTGGCCGGGGTGGATGTTGTGGTTGACGTGCCGGAGGGCGTTGAATAACAATGCCAAACGTGATATACTCTTCTTACTATGCCTCCGGTCACCACAAGAGCAACCTATAAAGAAAAAGAGGGAATTATCGTGCCCGACACAAAGCCGGACTTTGAGCTCGGAAATGTTACTGTCACCTACTTTCCGAAAAGAGGGGCCAACAGAGGATTAGCCGAAGCCGCGAAAAGGACATTCGGGGCGTGGGGAAACGAAAAAGAAACCGGCATTGAATACGAAAACAAAATAAGAGAAGAAGCCGAACAGCATTTCAAAGATGCATGGGGGAATACCTAGCAGACTCAAACATATTCATCGATCACTTGAGGCGCCACGCCTCAATGGAGCCGTTTATGGCGCGGGCGGAGCAGGAGGGCTATGGTTTGCATATCTCAACCTTAACACTGGCTGAAATTGAATCCGGGCAATCAATGAACAGCCTCACTAACCGGCAAGAGGCGAACTTTTTGCTTTCAAAGTTTGAAACTATAGCCGTTAATGATGGCATCGCGCAACGCGCGGGAGAGATGCGCCGAATATACGGAATTGAAATTATTGATGCTCTCATAGCGGCAACCGCACTCTCGGTCAACGCAACGCTCGTAACAAGAAACATCAAGCACTTTGAGGGAATTCCGGAGCTTGAAATCAAAACCCTCGCCTGACGAGACAAAAAGAAGACCCCAGGCTCATGCAGAACCCGGGGTTGTGTTGCAAGTTGAGCCCGTAGCGCTCAACTTGATGAAAGAACTCTTGCGTGGCTGCGGCACGCAGGCGATGCGGCTGGCTAGGCCGCGACGCCGCGAGCGGCCCGGCGGGCGCGATCGGAAGCGCAAATGAGCACACTTCCGAATTCACTGACGGTCATGTCCTTGGACACGACCGTCCCCGCGGTGCGCGGGCCGCTCGCATTGTAGACGAGGGCCTCGTCGTACTTGCCCCCGAGGTTTTGTGGGATCTCGAGGAGAGCTTCTCCCTCGGACGAGCACTCTTCACAGAACTCCCACCCGTCCGACGTATTTGCCGTGTCTGGACCACGGCATACCATGATCCATGTGGCTGCGGCCATTGCGGCCTCCTGTAGGTTATCTCCGTGGAATTACTGAGACATGCTTTACGCCCTCAAGCGGGCAGAACTGCGGTTGGCCGGAGTTTCCAGCCATCATCCTGCAAGCCAGTATTAGACTAGCAAAATGATAGCTGGAATGTAAAGGTAAGGTACTTTTTTGGTGTTTACTATAATATCATTATACCACATCTAAAAAATCTTGTCAATAGCACAAAAACGCCCTATTTCATAGAGTTGCCATATTTTAACTAATATTAGCAAAACTATCAAACCATAAACCGCAATTCGCTGACACGGCCGCTCCCAAAGCGCTCTTTGAGCGCGGCGATAATATCCTGCTCGCACATTTTGAGCTCGTTTGAGACGGAATTGGAAAGAACCGCAACCCACAGGCAGCGGTCTTTTACGTAGACAGCACGGCACTTGCTCGCCGCCTCGCCCAGAACGTGCTTGGCAATTGCGTCAAACTCCTCGCACACGAGCGCATCGGAAACCGCGCGGGAAATGCCCGCCTTGCGCAATGATTTTGGGACAAGATTGCCGACAGGTTCCCACATGGATTACTGCTTGATGGGCATCACCAGGTACAAATACCCCTCGTCATTGTTGGGCGTAAACACTCCCGGGCTTGCGGAGCCCGAAAGCTGGATTGCGACTTCGCTGGTATGGATGGCCGAAAGCCCGTCCAGCACGTACCGATAATCAAATACAATGTCAACGTCCCCGCCCTCAATCTTGGCGGGCAGCTCAACCGTGTTCTCGCCGAGCGCCGAGGCGGATGCGGACACCATGATGCGGTCCGAAGAAAACTGGAAGCTGACGTGGTTTAAGCCCTGCCGGCAGAAGAGGGACGCGGACTTGATGGCCCGCACCAGCGGCTCCTTGTCAATCACCACCTTTGTGGTGCTGGCCTTGGGAATGATTTCCCGGTAGTTCGGGAACGTGCCCGAAATCAGGCGGCTCAAGAGCTCCACGTCGCCAATAGAGAACAGCACCTGGTTCTCGCTTGCGCTTAAGGTGAGCTCACCTTCCTCGCGGGAGAGGATGCGGCCGAGCTCGCTTGCGGCGCGCGCCGGCACAATAATGCTCTGGGTCTTCTGGGAAGGAGCCTTGAGCGCTACCGAGCGTTCCGCGAGGCGGTAGGAATCCGTGCCCACTAGAGTCACTTTGTTCCCCTCAAACGAGAGCAGGACCCCCGAAAGCTCGGGCCGCGCATCGCTTGCCGAAACCGAGAACAGCACCTGCGAGAGTGCTCCGAAAAAATCGCTCCCGGGCATCACGGCAGTCGGCGTTCCGTCCAAAACAGGGATCACGGGAAACTCTTCCGCGGGGAGACCGTGAATCTTGGTGCGGGCGTTGCCGGAGCGGATTTCAAGGTGCTCCCCGGAAAGCTCAAGCGACACCGCAGAGCTCTCAAGCAATCCGACGTAGTCGTTGAACAGCCGCCCTGCCACCGTAAACGTCCCTTCCTGCTCAATTTTGCCGCGGATGGTTGCGGTGATGCCTATCTCAAGGTTTGTGGCCGAAAGCTTGAGCGCTCCCTCGCGGGCTTCAAGCAGCACGTTTGAGAGTATGGGCAAGGTCCCGCCTTTGGCCGCAATCGGCGCAACTTTGGCCAAAGCGTGCGCTAAGTTTTCCTGGGTGCATGAGAGCTTCATGCAGTAATAGTATCGCATCCATGCCAAAAACGGAACGCACATGCGTTCCACAGGCTATCCCCAAGACGTTACCCGCTACCGGTACTTTGCGTGCCAGCCCATAATGATGCGCACGATTTTGCTGGTGTGCCGTTCGCGGCTGATGCGCAAAAACAACTCGGTCCAGGACGCATACTGGAACGTGGCCAGAATGCTCCCCATAACCACCAGGAGCAAAAATCCGACCGCCTGGCCGAGCGCCAAAAACACACTGCTCCCCACCCCCGCGGCAATGGTGTTGGCAATCATCAAAAATGGAGCAACGAGCGCGAGGATCAGAAAAATGGCGGCCCCGCCGACTATAATATTGACCGCAAACAGCGTCACCACGAGCTCTGCCGACACCAGCCAGTGGTCAAAAAACAGCGAGAGGGAGCGCACCACCGAGTTTCCAAGCGTGCGGCGTTCCAGCATGCGGTACGCGATTGCGTACTTGCTGATGATGGACGCTACCATGAGGAGCGGAATACCGAGCGCAAAACTGATGAGCGTGAGGGACTTAAGGGGGTCCACAAAATACAGAAGGAGCGCCGTGAGCGGCATGCCCACCACTCCGAGCACGAAAAACGCCCCGAGCCGGGTAACAACGAGAATCCCGAGAATCTGCCAGAATGATTTTCTGCCCGCAGCAAAGTGGGACCCGAGCGTGCCGCTTCCGGGATTTGCCGCGGCGCGGATGAGCGCGCCCTGCGCCGAAACCACGAGCCAAAACACGAGCACCACCACAAACGAAACTCCGCCCAGAACCGTGGCATTCTCTGCGGCCCGCGCCAGCAAGGAAGCGACCATATTGAGTACCGTGCTCCCGCCGGTGCCAAACATGGCGAGGAGGCTCTCCCCGAAGAACACGTCTCCGGTTGAAAACCGGTTGAACTGGGTGATGACAAACTCAAATTCCCCGCCATTGCCCAAAAGCGCGGCCAAAAACCCGAGCGCCCACACGTGCGGATGCGTGCGCGTGGTGCGCCACGCGCGGCTCAAGGTTTTACGGTACAGAGAAGTTGGTTCCATAGGTAATTTTGTTTTCCTCCGCTCTATGCTTCCAGTATACCACACCCGAGCTGCGGGTGCACGCCTATGCCATAAGCCGCTCAAACGCCTCGCGCTCCAGCGTCTCATGCTCAAGCAGGGCGGCCACCACGCGCTCAATGCGGCCCATGTGCTCAACAATAAGCTTTGCGGCGCGCTCATACGCCTCGCGCAAGAGCCCGGAGACTTCTTCGTCTATGAGCCCCGCATAGGCTTCGCCGTAGTCGCGCTGCTCTCCGAATTCTTTGCCTAAAAATATGAGCTCTTCTTTGTCCCCGAACGTCCGCGCGCCCAGTTTCTCGCTCATGCCGTACTCCGTAACCATGGCGCGGGCAAGCCCGGTCGCGCGCTTGAGGTCGCTCGCCGCTCCGGTTGTGACGTCCCCGAACACCTTTGCCTCAATGGCGTGCCCGGCAAGCAGCACCGAGAGGTCCGCGACAAACTCGCTGCGGGAGTGGAACCGCCGGTCCTCGCTCGGAACCTTCAGGGTGTACCCGCCGGCGCGGCCGCGCGACACAATGGAAACCTTGTGCACGGGATCAGCATCAGGCAGCACGTGCGCAACCACGGCATGCCCCGCCTCGTGGTATGCGGTGATCTTCTTTTCTTTTTCCGAAAGCACGTGGGACCTGCGCTCCGGGCCGAGCAGCACCTTTTCTATGCTGATAAGGATGTCGTCCTGCGCAAGCTGGGTCCGGTTCTTGCGCGCCGTGAGAATGGCGGCCTCGTTCAGGAGGTTGTACAAATCAGCGCCAGAGAAGCCGGGCGTGCGCTCGGCGACTGCCCGCAGGTTGGCGTCGCGGGCCAGGGGCTTGTCCTGGGCGTGCAGTTTCAAAATCGCCTCCCGCTCTTTGATGTCCGGCAAATCAATGGTTACCCTGCGGTCAAACCTGCCTGGCCGCAAGAGTGCCGGATCCAGCACGTCCGGCCTGTTGGTCGCGGCCATCACAATCACATTGGTGCCGGTTTCAAAGCCGTCCATTTCAACCAGAATCTGGTTTAAGGTCTGCTCGCGCTCGTCGTGCGAACCGCCAAGCCCGGCACCGCGCTGGCGCCCCACAGCATCCATCTCGTCTATGAACACGATTGCCGGGGCGCTCTTCTTTGCTTTGCGGAATAGGTCCCGCACGCGCGAGGCGCCCACTCCAACGAACATCTCAACGAATTCAGAACCAGACATGTGGAAGAACGGCACCCCGGCTTCTCCGGAAACCGCCTTGGCCAAGAGCGTCTTGCCCGTGCCCGGCGGCCCCACCAAGAGCACGCCCCGCGGAATGCGGGCCCCAAGCTTCGCAAACTTCTGGGGTTGGCGCAAAAATTCAACCACCTCTTCCAGCTCCTGTTTCGCTTCGGTTGAGCCGGCCACGTCAGCGAACGTGGTTTTCTTGCCCTGCTGTTTCTTGCGGGCCTCCTGATCCTCGCGCGCCGTGCTGCTCCCGAACATCATGGCGCGGTTGTTCGCGCCCTGGACCTGGCGCATCATGAACCAAATAAAAAACCCGATGAACAAGAGCGGGATCAAAAACGGGGCAAGCGCCGAAGCCCAGAGCGCTAAGCCGCCCGGCTCTTTGCTCTCAATGGAAACGCGCGCCATCTCCGCATCGGAGACGCCGTAGATGCCGAGGAGCCCGGCCAGCGTTTCTCCGGTCTCCTTGCGCGACTTCTTCTCGCTTCCATCCGCGTACGACACATACAGCGTGTCGCCCTCAACCAAAATTTTCTCAACCTCGCCGGCTTTGACGGACCCAACCACAGACGCGAATCCGGCTTCCTCGTCCGCGCTGAACGGGGACGAGAATGCGCTCAAAAATCCGGCAATCACCAGGAATGCGAGAAAAAAGATCACAAAGTTTTTGAGGAGTGAGCGCATGGTTACCCAAGCCCGAGGCCCAAACGGTGGGCCGCAGGCTCAATGGAAAGGATTTTGAAGTCCCGCTTTTCTCCGACCGAGAGCAGTTTGCTCAAATCCTGCTCTCCGCCCTTGGTGAGTTCAGAGACGTGCGCAAGGCCGTGGATGTCCGGATCAAGCTCCACAAATGCGCCGTACGGGTTCAGCTTGAGCACGGTGCCCGAAACCGTATCTCCGACCTTGTACTTGTCCGCGGCCTGCTTCCAGGGGTCAGGAATGAGTTTTTTGACGGACAAGGAAATTTTTCCGTTATCAATGGCAATGATTTTCGCGCGGATGGAGTCCCCCACCTTTACCAGATCAGCGGGGTTGTCAATGCGCTGCCACGCGAGCTCGGAAATGTGCACCAACCCCTCCAGG
This window of the Parcubacteria group bacterium genome carries:
- a CDS encoding PBP1A family penicillin-binding protein produces the protein MPIPHFKHSRSWGDQNSRPRYSQRRIQQNKLGGTPARRMPSFKRGNVKAIIAFLIPYALIAAALGILFVLALFAWYSRNLPTPDKIIDRSVAQSTKIYDSTGEHVLFEAFDTQRRTIIPLEQIPEHVRKGTILIEDKNFYLHKGFDTKGILRAVVKNLACLCKAEGGSTLTQQLIKNAILTNEKAFSRKIKEFVLAYQIERKFDKDQILQLYFNEIPYGSSAYGIESASQFYLGKSAKDLTVAEGAYLAALPRAPTYYSPYGSHLEDLKNRKNHIISLLLDAGDLAEEEAQAAQNEEVVFAEKSNLLNRAPHFVIGVREELASKYGEREVEQGGLKVTTTLDWDMQQQAEAAVAEFAERNAEQYNATNASLVALDPKTGHILAMVGSRDYFNEEIDGNFNVATQGARQPGSSFKPFVYAAGFEKGYTDKTTLWDVVTEFGRGADGREYVPHNYDLKEHGPLSVRAALQGSINIPAVKMLYLVGPGNVIKKAEEIGYTTFEDPDRYGLSLVLGGAEVRLIEHTQAYAMLANGGIAKPAVSILKVEDARGKVLQEHEEEEGTRVMGEQVVRLLSDVLSDNDARAYVFGASNYLTLGGRPVAAKTGTTNDYRDAWTLGYTPSLAAGVWVGNSDFSEMKRGADGSVVAAPIWNRFMRAALEGRPIEYFPKPEIEYPNKPVLRGDLEGGTPVRIDRASGLLATEMTPESFIEEKIFRTGHSILYYVDPEDPLGPTPSEGDRDPAYPKWEVAVERWMAENDWKADEGSIPTEYDNLHVFENKPSISIIEPSDGQTVSGDIIFFRVEASAPRGISRVEFYVDNELVAESRSAPYTGRYIPNPSVANGFHALRAVAYDDIDNSESVSANFNLLLQKTALSASWTAPKSNAVFSEFDFPVAIELTLPGADIAQVELFAAPKAKPSQYALISTLSPNSTTVKTTWDAIPPLGGDYEIYAVLWDSQNTPHRVAGVDVVVDVPEGVE
- a CDS encoding PIN domain-containing protein, producing the protein MRRHASMEPFMARAEQEGYGLHISTLTLAEIESGQSMNSLTNRQEANFLLSKFETIAVNDGIAQRAGEMRRIYGIEIIDALIAATALSVNATLVTRNIKHFEGIPELEIKTLA
- a CDS encoding DUF721 domain-containing protein yields the protein MWEPVGNLVPKSLRKAGISRAVSDALVCEEFDAIAKHVLGEAASKCRAVYVKDRCLWVAVLSNSVSNELKMCEQDIIAALKERFGSGRVSELRFMV
- the dnaN gene encoding DNA polymerase III subunit beta yields the protein MKLSCTQENLAHALAKVAPIAAKGGTLPILSNVLLEAREGALKLSATNLEIGITATIRGKIEQEGTFTVAGRLFNDYVGLLESSAVSLELSGEHLEIRSGNARTKIHGLPAEEFPVIPVLDGTPTAVMPGSDFFGALSQVLFSVSASDARPELSGVLLSFEGNKVTLVGTDSYRLAERSVALKAPSQKTQSIIVPARAASELGRILSREEGELTLSASENQVLFSIGDVELLSRLISGTFPNYREIIPKASTTKVVIDKEPLVRAIKSASLFCRQGLNHVSFQFSSDRIMVSASASALGENTVELPAKIEGGDVDIVFDYRYVLDGLSAIHTSEVAIQLSGSASPGVFTPNNDEGYLYLVMPIKQ
- the hflB gene encoding ATP-dependent zinc metalloprotease FtsH — its product is MRSLLKNFVIFFLAFLVIAGFLSAFSSPFSADEEAGFASVVGSVKAGEVEKILVEGDTLYVSYADGSEKKSRKETGETLAGLLGIYGVSDAEMARVSIESKEPGGLALWASALAPFLIPLLFIGFFIWFMMRQVQGANNRAMMFGSSTAREDQEARKKQQGKKTTFADVAGSTEAKQELEEVVEFLRQPQKFAKLGARIPRGVLLVGPPGTGKTLLAKAVSGEAGVPFFHMSGSEFVEMFVGVGASRVRDLFRKAKKSAPAIVFIDEMDAVGRQRGAGLGGSHDEREQTLNQILVEMDGFETGTNVIVMAATNRPDVLDPALLRPGRFDRRVTIDLPDIKEREAILKLHAQDKPLARDANLRAVAERTPGFSGADLYNLLNEAAILTARKNRTQLAQDDILISIEKVLLGPERRSHVLSEKEKKITAYHEAGHAVVAHVLPDADPVHKVSIVSRGRAGGYTLKVPSEDRRFHSRSEFVADLSVLLAGHAIEAKVFGDVTTGAASDLKRATGLARAMVTEYGMSEKLGARTFGDKEELIFLGKEFGEQRDYGEAYAGLIDEEVSGLLREAYERAAKLIVEHMGRIERVVAALLEHETLEREAFERLMA